From Populus trichocarpa isolate Nisqually-1 chromosome 19, P.trichocarpa_v4.1, whole genome shotgun sequence, a single genomic window includes:
- the LOC7469843 gene encoding 4-coumarate--CoA ligase 2: MMSVATVEPPKPELSPPQNQNAPSSHETDHIFRSKLPDITISNHLPLHAYCFENLSDFSDRPCLISGSTGKTYSFAETHLISRKVAAGLSNLGIKKGDVIMTLLQNCPEFVFSFMGASMIGAVTTTVNPFYTPGEIFKQFSASRAKLIITQSQHVNKLRDSDCHENNQKPEEDFIVITIDDPPENCLHFNVLVEANESEMPTVSIHPDDPVALPFSSGTTGLPKGVILTHKSLITSVAQQVDGEIPNLYLKQDDVVLCVLPLFHIFSLNSVLLCSLRAGSAVLLMQKFEIGSLLELIQKHNVSVAAVVPPLVLALAKNPMVANFDLSSIRVVLSGAAPLGKELEEALRSRVPQAILGQGYGMTEAGPVLSMCLAFSKQPLPTKSGSCGTVVRNAELKVIDPETGSSLGRNQPGEICIRGSQIMKGYLNDAEATANIIDVEGWLHTGDIGYVDDDDEIFIVDRVKEIIKFKGFQVPPAELEALLVNHPSIADAAVVPQKDEVAGEVPVAFVVRSNDLDLNEEAVKDYIAKQVVFYKKLHKVFFVHSIPKSAAGKILRKDLRAKLATATTMS, from the exons ATGATGTCCGTGGCCACGGTTGAGCCCCCGAAACCGGAACTCTCCCCCCCACAAAACCAAAACGCACCATCCTCTCATGAAACTGATCATATTTTCAGATCAAAACTACCAGATATAACCATCTCGAACCACCTCCCTCTGCACGCATACTGCTTTGAAAACCTCTCTGATTTCTCAGATAGGCCATGCTTGATTTCAGGTTCCACGGGAAAAACCTACTCTTTTGCCGAAACTCACCTAATATCTCGAAAGGTCGCTGCTGGGTTATCCAATTTGGGCATCAAGAAAGGCGATGTAATCATGACCCTGCTCCAAAACTGCCCAGAATTCGTCTTCTCCTTCATGGGTGCTTCCATGATTGGTGCAGTCACCACCACTGTGAACCCTTTCTACACTCCAGGTGAAATATTCAAGCAATTCTCTGCTTCTCGTGCGAAACTGATTATCACCCAGTCTCAACATGTGAACAAGCTAAGAGATAGTGATTGCCATGAAAACAACCAAAAACCGGAGGAAGATTTCATAGTAATCACCATTGATGACCCACCAGAGAACTGTCTACATTTCAATGTGCTTGTTGAGGCTAACGAGAGTGAAATGCCAACAGTTTCAATCCATCCGGATGATCCTGTGGCATTACCATTCTCTTCAGGGACAACAGGGCTCCCAAAAGGAGTGATACTGACTCACAAGAGCTTGATAACAAGTGTGGCTCAACAAGTTGATGGAGAGATCCCAAATTTATACTTGAAACAAGATGATGTCGTTTTATGCGTTTTACCTTTGTTTCACATCTTTTCATTGAACAGCGTGTTGTTATGCTCGTTGAGAGCCGGTTCTGCTGTACTGTTAATGCAAAAGTTTGAGATCGGATCACTGCTAGAGCTCATTCAGAAACACAATGTTTCGGTTGCGGCTGTGGTGCCACCACTGGTGCTGGCGTTGGCCAAGAACCCAATGGTGGCGAACTTCGACTTGAGTTCGATCAGGGTAGTCCTCTCAGGGGCTGCGCCACTGGGGAAGGAGCTCGAGGAGGCCCTCAGGAGCAGGGTTCCACAGGCCATCCTGGGACAG GGTTATGGGATGACAGAGGCGGGGCCAGTGCTATCAATGTGCTTAGCCTTCTCAAAGCAACCTTTACCCACCAAGTCTGGATCATGTGGAACGGTGGTTAGAAACGCAGAGCTCAAGGTCATTGACCCTGAGACCGGTAGCTCTCTTGGTCGCAACCAACCTGGTGAAATCTGCATCCGTGGATCTCAAATCATGAAAG GATATTTGAATGACGCGGAAGCCACGGCAAACATCATAGACGTTGAGGGTTGGCTCCACACTGGAGATATAGGTTATGTCGACGACGACGACGAGATTTTCATTGTTGATAGAGTGAAGGAAATCATAAAATTCAAAGGCTTCCAG GTGCCGCCCGCGGAGCTTGAGGCTCTCCTTGTAAACCACCCATCAATTGCGGATGCGGCTGTTGTTCC GCAAAAAGATGAGGTTGCTGGTGAAGTTCCTGTCGCGTTTGTGGTCCGCTCAAATGATCTTGACCTTAATGAAGAGGCTGTAAAAGACTACATTGCAAAGCAG GTGGTGTTCTACAAGAAACTGCACAAGGTGTTCTTCGTTCATTCTATTCCCAAATCGGCTGCTGGAAAGATTCTAAGAAAAGACCTCAGAGCCAAGCTTGCCACAGCCACCACCATGTCCTAG